In a genomic window of Chrysemys picta bellii isolate R12L10 chromosome 1, ASM1138683v2, whole genome shotgun sequence:
- the LOC135977261 gene encoding uncharacterized protein LOC135977261, whose translation MQSSPAVMAMQSVNRKRAPAWTDREVLDLIAVWGDESVLSELRSKRRNAKIYEKISKDMAERGYSRDATQCRVKIKELRQGYQKTKEANGRSGSHPQTSRFYEALHSILGAAATTTPPVTVDSEDGILSTAGSSDMLGDGEDEEGDEEGEAVGSSHNADFPDSQDLFITLTEIPYEASPAITPDTESGEGSATPSATVSQPSLESHSQRLARIRRRKKRTREDMFSELMASSQAQAAQQTQWRENLTRMHQANMDREERWRQEDQQATLTLLGLLREQTDTLRRLVDVLQERRQEDRAPLQSISNRPPPPPSPIPTSPKVQRRRGGRVPANSHSTPAESSSSRRLSFPKI comes from the exons atgcagagctctccagcagtgatggccatgcagtctgtgaatagaaagagagccccagcatggactgatcgtgaagtcttggatctcatcgctgtgtggggcgatgagtccgtgctttccgagctgcgatccaaaagaaggaatgcaaagatctacgagaagatctctaaagacatggcagagagaggatacagccgggatgcaacgcagtgccgcgtgaaaatcaaggagctgagacaaggctaccagaagaccaaagaggcaaacggacgctccggatcccatccccagacatcccgtttctacgaggcactgcattccatcctcggtgctgccgccaccactaccccaccagtgaccgtggactctgaggatgggatactgtccacggccggttcctcagacatgttaggggacggggaagatgaggaaggagatgaggagggcgaggcagttggcagctctcacaacgctgatttccccgacagccaggatctcttcatcacccttacagagatcccctacgaagcgtccccagccattaccccggacacagaatctggtgaaggatcagcca ccccgtctgcgactgtctcacaacctagcctggaatcacactcccagaggctagcgcggattaggcgtaggaagaagaggacacgggaggacatgttctctgagcttatggcctcttcccaagcccaggcagcacagcagacccagtggcgggagaacttgacccgaatgcaccaagccaacatggatcgggaggagaggtggcggcaggaagaccagcaggcgactctaacgctgcttggactactgagggagcaaacggacacactccggcgccttgtggatgttctgcaggaacggaggcaggaggacagagccccgctgcagtccatctctaaccgccctcccccgccaccaagtcccatacccacctcacccaaagtgcaaagaaggagaggcggcagagtccctgctaactctcactccacccctgcagagagctctagtagcagaaggctctcatttcccaaaatttga